The DNA segment AACGGCCAGCGCCCGGCGAGCGTCCCGAGGCCCACCCGGTCGAGGGCGGCTTGCGCCCGCCGGCGCCGCTCGGCCCGGGGCAGGCGCAGCTTCTCGAGCCCGAAGGCGACGTTGTCGAGGACCCGGCGCCAGGGCAGCAGGCGCGAATCCTGGAAGACCAGGGCGACCGCCCGGCGGCCGGGCTCCGGCTCGCTGACCGAGACGGTGCCGGCGCTGGGGCGCACCAGGTCGGCGATCACCCGCAGGAGCGTCGACTTGCCGACGCCGGAGGCGCCGACGATCGCCAGGAACTCGCCCGGCTCGATGTCGAGGTCGAGGCCGGAGAGCACCGTGGTGCGGGCGCCGTCGCGGGTGAAGGTGAGGGCGAGGCCCTGGATCGCGATCAGGCCCGCCATCGGAGCATCCAGCCTTGGAGGGCGGTGAAGGCGGCGTCGAACACGCCGTAGAGCAGCGCCATGGTGAGCATGTAGACGACCACGATGTCGGTCGCGAGCAGGGTCGAGGCCTGCATCATCCGCTGTCCGAGGCCCGCGACCCCAAAAATCTCGGCGGCCACCACCGCCATCCAGGCCTGCCCGATGGCGGTGCGCACGCCGACAAGGATGCCGGGCATCGCCGCCGGCCACACCACCGTGACCAGGCGCTCGGGGGCGGAGCGGAACCCGAAGGCGGCGGCGAGCTCGATCAGGTCGCGGTCGACGCCGCGGATCGCCCCGTGGCTGGCGAAATAGACGATCCAGAACACCCCGATCGCGACGATGAACAGGGCCGCCTGCGGGCTGACCCCGAACCAGATGATGGCGAAGGGCACCCAGGCGAGGCCCGGCACCGGCCGCAGCACCCGCACCACCCAGGCGGTCAGGCCTTCCGCCGTGCGCGACATCCCCGTGAGCGTGCCGGCAGCGATGCCGAGGCCGATGCCGAGGGCGAGGCCGACGAGGTAATGCCCGAGGCTGCCGCCGATGGCCGTCAGCCACTGGCCGGAGCGCAGCTCGCGCAGGAAGGCCTCCGGCAGGACCGAGGGCGGCGGCAGGAAGGCCGGGTTGACGAGGCTTAAGCCCGGCACGGCCTCCCAGAGGGCGAAGAAGGCGGCGAGCCCCACGAGCGGGAGCAGCAATGCCGCGGAGCGGGATCTCACGGGATGCGTCTCACAGTCGGGTTCTCACTTGCCCGCGACGGCGCGCTCGTAGAGGCGCGGCTCGAACAGCCCGTCGAGGGGCACCTCGCGGTCGAGCGCCCCGATCTTCACCTGGTAGCGCTGCATCGCCGCCGTCGCCTCGACGATGGTGCGGGGATCGGCGGAGAAGCGCGTCGCCGGCGAGGCCAGGGCCCGGCGGATGGTGGCCGTGTCGACGAGGCCCTTGCCCAGCGCGGCCTCGATCACCGGCGCGACGCGCTCCGGCTCGCGGCCGATCAGCGCGACCGCCCGCACGATGCCGGTCACGATCGCCTGGGCGACATCGGGCTCCTTGTCGAGGAGGGCGCGCGTCACGGCAACCACGGTGCCGGGCTGGCTCGGGAACATCTCGCCGCCCAGCGCCATCAGGCGGATCGCCGGGTTGCGGCCCGTCACGATCGAGACCGCGGGCTCACGCAGGATGCCGCCCTCGACCGCGCCGGCGAGCACCGCCTGCTGGGTCGCGTCGATCCCCATCGAGACGATCGTCACGTCCTTCGGGTCGACCTTCGCCACCTCCCAGAGCCAGTGCTGGAGGGTGGTGTTGGGCACCGAGCCGAGGGGCTGTGTGGCGAGCCGCGCCGGGGTACCGGCGGATTCGCGGTAGCGCTTGAAAGCCTCGGCCGGGGCGACCCCCTTCTCGGCGAAGCGGGCGAGCTTCGGGCCGGCGACGAACACGTTCTCCTCGACCGAGGTGGCGGCCACCACCGTCACGTCGATGCCCTTCGACCGGGCGACGCCGAGCGGCGCCACGCCGGCGACGTAGACGTCGAGGGTGCCCGAGGCGAGCGCCTGGATCATGTTGGGGCCCGACTCGAAGGTCGTGACGGCGAGCGACAGGCCCGCCTGCTTCAGCCAGCCCTCCTTCTCGGCGACGGTGATCGGCGCGGCGGCGAGGATCGGGATCACGCCGACCCGCAGCGGCGCGGCGCGGCCCTGCGCGAGAGCCGGCGTCACGCCTCCGAGGGCGGCACCGGCGGCAAGGACCGGGGCTGCCCCGAGGATGCTGCGTCGCGTGATGGTCATGGCCGGCCGTCTGTGGGGAAGAATCGCGTCCGCTTAGGGCATCCTCCTGCGGCCGTGCAAGAACGGCGCAGATATAAGAAAAATTATCCATTTATGAGATTTAAATTGGCAGAAAGTTCTCTTGGAGGACAATAACGGAGAAGAACATCCGGCGTGGCCCAGGGTCGCCGCGCCTCCCCTGGCACGGCCAGTCCAATTTTTTGGTCAGCACAGGCAAGCGCCGGCCGTCCGGCCTCTTCTAACCTCCGGTCGTCGGCATCGCGCCTCTTGCTGCACAGGAGCCCGGACCCGGATGGCCCTCTCGCGTCGTGACCTCCTCCGTACCGCGGCCGCCGTTCCGCTCTCCACCCTGGCGATGCCGGCCTTGCTCCGGTCCGCCCGCGGGGAGACGCCGATCCTCGTCGGCTCGCTGCACGACCAGTCCGGGCCGATCGCCGCCTCCGGCACGCCGATGGTCGAAAGCCTGAAGCTCGGGATCGAGGAGGTGAACGCCGCCGGCGGCCTGCTCGGCCGGCCGTTGCAGCTGGTGCATTACGACACCCAGTCGAACATCCAGATGTACTCGCAATATGCCCAGCAGCTCGCCGTGCGCGACAAGGTGGCGGTGGTCCATGGCGGCATCACCTCGGCGTCGCGCGAGGCGGTCCGCCCGACCTTCAGCCGCTTCCGGGTGCTGTACTTCTACAACGTGCTGTACGAAGGCGGGGTCTGCGACCGCAACACCTTCTGTACCGGCACCACGCCGGCCCAGACGGTGGAGAAGCTGGTGCCCTACGCGATGGGGAAGGACAAGAAGAAGGTCTACATCATCGCCGCCGACTACAATTACGGTCAGATCACCGCCAAGTGGATGCAGAAATACGTCAAGGACCAGGGCGGCGAGACGGTCTCGGTCGATTTCTTCCCGCTCGACGTGACGAATTTCGGCCCGACGATCTCGAAGATCCAGGCGGCGAAGCCCGACCTGCTGCTGTCGGCCCTGGTCGGCGGCAACCATACGGCGTTCTACCGGCAATGGACCTCGGCCGGCATGAAGGGCCAGATCCCGATCGCCTCGACCACCTTCGGCCTCGTCAACGAGCCCAGCACCCTCAACGCCGCCGAGAGCGACGGCGTGCTCGGCGCCTACGGCTATTTCGAGGAGCTGACGACCCCGGCGAGCACGGCCTACGTCGCCAAGCTGAAGAAGCAGTCGCCGAGCATTCCCTACATCAGCGAATTGGCCGCCGCGACCTACGAGGGTTTCCATCTTTGGGTCGCGGGGGTGAAGAAGGCGGGTTCCATCGACCGGATGGCGGTGACCGAGGCCCTGGAGACGGGCCTGTCCTTCGACGGGCCGACCGGCAAGGTCACGGTGGATCACGCCACCCACCACGTCACCCGCAACGCCTATCTGGCGGCGGTCAAGGACCGGACATGGGTGGTGCGGGAGACCTTCCCGGATGCCAAGCCGCAGGATACCGCGGCGGTGTGCAACCTGATCAAGAACCCGCGGGATAACAAGCAGTACGAGATCTCGATCTGAGGATCGTTTCAACCGCTTCGAACCCTCCTGCCCGCAATCTGATCCTGAGGTGCGAGTGAAACGAGCCTCGAAGGAGGCCTCCAGAACTCTCGATGATATTTGGAGATCTCCTTCGAGGCTCGGCGATCTTCGCTCGCTTCGCCCCTCAGGATGAGGTCGCGAATGGGAATACAGCATCGGCAATCGGGTCAGGCTACCCGTTCGATCCCCCTCCCCGCCCGGATGACGCCATGGATCTGTCGCTCATCATCGCGCTCGACGTCGTGAACGGGGCCGCCTCCCTGTTCCTGCTCTGCCTCGGCCTCGCGATCATCTTCGGGATGATGAAGATCATCAACCTCGCGCACGGTGAGTTCGTGATGCTGGGGGCCTACGCCACGGTGATCTCGGCCAATGCCGGGCTCAACATCTGGATCGCGATGCTGGTGGTGGCGCCGCTCGTCGTCGGCCTCGTCGGGCTCGTCATCGAGCGCTGCCTGATCCGGTTCCTGTACGGGCGGCTGGTCGATTCGATGCTGGCGACCTGGGGCCTGAGCCTGTGCCTGATCGGCCTCGTGACGACCCTGTTCGGCAACACCATCAACGGCGTGCCGACACCGCTCGGCGGGTTCCAGGTCGGGGCCTACCGGTCGAGCTGGTACACGATCTTCCTCCTCGGCATGGCCGTGCTGACGATGGCGCTGGTCTACGGCGTGCTCCGGTTCACCCGCTTCGGCCTCGTCGCCCGGGCGGTGATGCTGAACCCCGGCATGGCCGCGACGCTCGGGGTCAACCCGGCGAGGATCTACATGGCGACCTTCGGCATCGGCGCCGCGATCACCGGGCTCGCCGGCGGGCTCCTGGCGCCGGTCTCCGGCATCACCCCGGTGATGGGCACCGCCTTCGTCGCCAAATGCTTCATCACCGTGGTCGGCGGCGGCGCGGCGATCATCTCGGGTACGCTCTCGGCGGCCGGGCTGTTCGGCGTCGTCAACCAGCTCGGCGCCTACTTCACCACCCCGGTCTACGGCGAGGTGATCCTCTTTCTCTCCGCGATCCTGCTGATCCGCCTGCTGCCGCAGGGCATCTCCGGCCGCTTCTTCAAGGGGACGCTCTGAATGCCCGCTACCCTGTCACGCGCGCTCCAGGGACTCGCCGTCCTCGGCGCTGTCGCCCTGGTGGCCGTCCTCCCATCCTATCTCGAACTCTTCACCCTGATGCAGCTGACATTGTTCGCCGCCATGGGCGTACTGGCGCTCAGCCTCGGCTTCATCTGGGGCTTCGGCGGCATCCTGTCCTTCGGCCAGACCGCGTTCTTCGGTCTCGGCGGCTACACCTACGCGATCGCGGCGATCAATTTCGGCGATTCCACCAACGCGATCCTGCTGGCGATCCTGTTGCCCGCCCTGTTCGCCGCGGGCTTAGGCTACTTCGTGTTCTACGGCCGGATCAGCGAGGTCTATCTCGGGGTCATCACGCTCACCGTCACGCTGATCCTGTTCAACGTCGTCAACTCGACGGCGGGCGACGCCTACACGATCGGCCAGGCGCGGCTCGGCGGCTTCAACGGCATCCCCTCGGTGCCGACCTTCAACGCGCCCTACACCCCCGATGCGGTGCTGAGCCCCGAGGCCGGGTGGTGGGTCACCGGCGGGGCGCTGATCGCCGTGTATCTCCTCATGCGGCTCCTCCTCGCCAGCCCCTTCGGCCGCATCGCCGTGGCGGTGCGCGAGAACGAGATCCGCGCGGCTCTGCTCGGCTACGACCCGCGCCTGATCAAGCTCGGCGTGTTCATGGTCGGCGGCGCGGTCGCGGGGCTCGCCGGGGCGCTCTACGTCAACTGGGGCGCCTTCGTCGGCCCGACGATCTTTTCCCTGTCGCTCTCGGCCGAGATCATCATCTGGATCACCGTCGGGGGCCTCGGCACCCTGATCGGACCTATCGTCGGCTGCTTTCTGATCCAGTTCCTCAACGCCAAGATCGGCTCGCAGCAGGCCTTCAACGCCAACCTCGTTCTCGGCGTGATCCTGGTCGGCTTCGTGCTGCTGCTGCCGAAGGGCATCGTGCCGACGCTGAAGACGGCGCTCCTCGGGCTCGGCCGCAAGGCCAGGCGGCGCCCGGCCGCCTCCACCGCCGCCCAGGCCCAGATCGCGGGAGCCGAATAGTGTCTCTCACGGCACTCCCGGTCACCGTCATTTCTCGCTGTGGCAGCGTCGGCGCCACGGGAGTGTCGTGAGGTGCACTGACATGGACCCCCTCGTCCCCCTCCTGAAGACCGAGCACCTGACGATGCGCTTCGGCGGCGTCGTCGCCAACGACGACGTGAGCTTCTC comes from the Methylobacterium currus genome and includes:
- a CDS encoding ABC transporter ATP-binding protein — encoded protein: MAGLIAIQGLALTFTRDGARTTVLSGLDLDIEPGEFLAIVGASGVGKSTLLRVIADLVRPSAGTVSVSEPEPGRRAVALVFQDSRLLPWRRVLDNVAFGLEKLRLPRAERRRRAQAALDRVGLGTLAGRWPFQLSGGQRQRVSLARALAVEPHVLLMDEPFSALDALTSETLQDELVRLCRASGQTVLFVTHDIEEAVYLADRVVVLAGSPGRIVAAHRIAAAQPRDRAAPELKALTQEIREDLAGERRVDLQESLRDAL
- a CDS encoding ABC transporter permease; amino-acid sequence: MRSRSAALLLPLVGLAAFFALWEAVPGLSLVNPAFLPPPSVLPEAFLRELRSGQWLTAIGGSLGHYLVGLALGIGLGIAAGTLTGMSRTAEGLTAWVVRVLRPVPGLAWVPFAIIWFGVSPQAALFIVAIGVFWIVYFASHGAIRGVDRDLIELAAAFGFRSAPERLVTVVWPAAMPGILVGVRTAIGQAWMAVVAAEIFGVAGLGQRMMQASTLLATDIVVVYMLTMALLYGVFDAAFTALQGWMLRWRA
- a CDS encoding ABC transporter substrate-binding protein — encoded protein: MTITRRSILGAAPVLAAGAALGGVTPALAQGRAAPLRVGVIPILAAAPITVAEKEGWLKQAGLSLAVTTFESGPNMIQALASGTLDVYVAGVAPLGVARSKGIDVTVVAATSVEENVFVAGPKLARFAEKGVAPAEAFKRYRESAGTPARLATQPLGSVPNTTLQHWLWEVAKVDPKDVTIVSMGIDATQQAVLAGAVEGGILREPAVSIVTGRNPAIRLMALGGEMFPSQPGTVVAVTRALLDKEPDVAQAIVTGIVRAVALIGREPERVAPVIEAALGKGLVDTATIRRALASPATRFSADPRTIVEATAAMQRYQVKIGALDREVPLDGLFEPRLYERAVAGK
- a CDS encoding ABC transporter substrate-binding protein, producing MALSRRDLLRTAAAVPLSTLAMPALLRSARGETPILVGSLHDQSGPIAASGTPMVESLKLGIEEVNAAGGLLGRPLQLVHYDTQSNIQMYSQYAQQLAVRDKVAVVHGGITSASREAVRPTFSRFRVLYFYNVLYEGGVCDRNTFCTGTTPAQTVEKLVPYAMGKDKKKVYIIAADYNYGQITAKWMQKYVKDQGGETVSVDFFPLDVTNFGPTISKIQAAKPDLLLSALVGGNHTAFYRQWTSAGMKGQIPIASTTFGLVNEPSTLNAAESDGVLGAYGYFEELTTPASTAYVAKLKKQSPSIPYISELAAATYEGFHLWVAGVKKAGSIDRMAVTEALETGLSFDGPTGKVTVDHATHHVTRNAYLAAVKDRTWVVRETFPDAKPQDTAAVCNLIKNPRDNKQYEISI
- a CDS encoding branched-chain amino acid ABC transporter permease; the encoded protein is MDLSLIIALDVVNGAASLFLLCLGLAIIFGMMKIINLAHGEFVMLGAYATVISANAGLNIWIAMLVVAPLVVGLVGLVIERCLIRFLYGRLVDSMLATWGLSLCLIGLVTTLFGNTINGVPTPLGGFQVGAYRSSWYTIFLLGMAVLTMALVYGVLRFTRFGLVARAVMLNPGMAATLGVNPARIYMATFGIGAAITGLAGGLLAPVSGITPVMGTAFVAKCFITVVGGGAAIISGTLSAAGLFGVVNQLGAYFTTPVYGEVILFLSAILLIRLLPQGISGRFFKGTL
- a CDS encoding ABC transporter permease subunit; the protein is MPATLSRALQGLAVLGAVALVAVLPSYLELFTLMQLTLFAAMGVLALSLGFIWGFGGILSFGQTAFFGLGGYTYAIAAINFGDSTNAILLAILLPALFAAGLGYFVFYGRISEVYLGVITLTVTLILFNVVNSTAGDAYTIGQARLGGFNGIPSVPTFNAPYTPDAVLSPEAGWWVTGGALIAVYLLMRLLLASPFGRIAVAVRENEIRAALLGYDPRLIKLGVFMVGGAVAGLAGALYVNWGAFVGPTIFSLSLSAEIIIWITVGGLGTLIGPIVGCFLIQFLNAKIGSQQAFNANLVLGVILVGFVLLLPKGIVPTLKTALLGLGRKARRRPAASTAAQAQIAGAE